The following coding sequences lie in one Pirellulales bacterium genomic window:
- a CDS encoding ABC transporter permease subunit, whose translation MAVTLWVVFTVLFFLMRAIPGGPFDGERQLEPAIEANMKARYGLDQPIWMQYANELWRDLHCDFGYSYRRADFSVREIVGQALPVSAALGLLALTFAVTLGLTAGTISAVRRRSSLDFGFMTLATLGIAVPNFVVASIAIILFAFVWPVFPAAGWGKISQMVLPAFCLGAPYAAYIARLSRTGMLDVLSQDYIRTAYAKGLSTRAVIFRHALKGAMLPVVSYLGPAIAGILTGSLVIETIFFVPGLGAHAVQSALQRDWTLSMGLALLYTTILCSMNLLVDFVYTLLDPRVKLQ comes from the coding sequence ATGGCCGTCACGCTGTGGGTGGTGTTTACGGTCTTGTTCTTTTTGATGCGTGCCATCCCCGGGGGGCCGTTCGACGGCGAGCGACAACTTGAGCCGGCGATTGAAGCGAACATGAAGGCCCGCTACGGTTTGGATCAGCCGATTTGGATGCAATATGCCAACGAGCTGTGGCGAGATCTGCACTGCGACTTTGGCTACAGCTATCGTCGCGCCGATTTCAGCGTCCGCGAGATCGTTGGGCAAGCCTTGCCAGTTTCCGCGGCCCTGGGCCTACTGGCGCTGACGTTTGCGGTGACGCTTGGATTGACGGCCGGCACCATCTCCGCGGTTCGGCGACGATCGTCGCTCGATTTCGGATTTATGACGTTGGCGACGCTTGGTATCGCCGTGCCAAATTTCGTCGTGGCAAGCATCGCCATTATCTTGTTTGCGTTTGTGTGGCCAGTATTTCCAGCCGCCGGCTGGGGAAAGATTAGCCAAATGGTTTTGCCGGCGTTTTGCCTGGGCGCGCCGTACGCAGCCTACATCGCGCGCTTGTCGCGGACAGGAATGCTCGATGTATTGTCGCAAGACTATATTCGCACGGCATACGCCAAGGGGCTTTCGACGCGCGCCGTGATTTTTCGCCACGCCTTGAAGGGCGCGATGCTACCGGTGGTTTCCTACCTTGGCCCGGCGATCGCGGGCATTTTGACCGGCTCACTTGTGATCGAAACCATCTTCTTTGTGCCAGGACTTGGAGCGCACGCCGTTCAATCCGCATTGCAGCGCGACTGGACGTTATCGATGGGGTTGGCCCTGCTCTATACGACGATCCTCTGCTCGATGAATTTACTGGTGGACTTTGTCTATACACTGCTTGATCCGCGAGTCAAGCTGCAATAG
- a CDS encoding AAA family ATPase — protein sequence MYESYFGFRERPFAAAPLAKRYFPGAAIEAARQAVGRCIERIEGAAMIVGPSGTGKTLLCQVLAEQFRGQLETAQLASGRLPHRRALLQAILFELGLPYRDMDEGDLRLSLIDHLAPRPNSANAASEGLLLIVDEAHTLPLRLMEELRLITNLVRNGQPRVRMVLVGGPPLEERFASPKLESLNQRIVVRGYLESLDQSQTLEYVRHQIEHVGGNAGEVFTEDALNAVRQATDGIPRLINQVCDHALLLAYAGGMKQLTAAGIEEAWADLQQLPMPWSSNIESAAAEREANIIEFGQLDDDSSEDLPAAVPFPTHNRTSTPKKGVVSSELGSAVEFAAAEDDFQPAGSIHPEVELTFQSLTTPFHTFDEEEVVLDRYTLIERDALANRPLVRGPESRELAAMLPPIAADRLPPIGIGPKNWAGGTPTDAPIVDSSCEDREVGDPAPATDTLSELPDQAEHFGMKLPLSSHLDTAANSRLAWVQTSDDELIVIEEPAEPAGGVNRNIKQVVRRQEYRQLFAKLRHG from the coding sequence ATGTACGAGTCCTATTTTGGATTCCGCGAACGACCGTTTGCCGCAGCGCCGTTGGCCAAGCGGTACTTCCCTGGCGCCGCCATCGAGGCCGCTCGCCAGGCGGTGGGACGGTGTATTGAGCGGATCGAAGGCGCGGCCATGATTGTCGGCCCGTCTGGAACCGGCAAGACGTTGCTCTGCCAAGTGCTCGCGGAACAGTTCCGCGGTCAGCTTGAAACTGCCCAGCTTGCCAGCGGCAGATTGCCACATCGCCGTGCGCTGCTCCAAGCCATCTTGTTTGAACTTGGCCTGCCCTACCGAGACATGGATGAAGGCGACTTGCGTCTATCGCTCATCGATCATCTCGCTCCACGCCCGAACTCAGCCAATGCGGCAAGCGAGGGTTTGCTACTCATCGTCGACGAAGCACATACTCTGCCACTGCGATTGATGGAAGAGTTGCGGCTCATTACGAATCTGGTGCGCAACGGACAACCGCGAGTTCGAATGGTCCTCGTCGGTGGGCCACCGTTGGAAGAGCGATTTGCCAGCCCCAAACTCGAATCGTTGAATCAGCGAATTGTTGTTCGCGGCTATTTAGAATCGCTGGATCAATCGCAAACGCTTGAGTATGTCCGGCATCAAATCGAGCACGTGGGCGGCAACGCCGGCGAGGTGTTTACCGAGGATGCCTTGAACGCAGTCCGTCAGGCGACCGACGGAATACCGCGGCTCATCAATCAAGTCTGCGATCATGCGCTGCTGCTCGCCTACGCCGGTGGCATGAAGCAGCTTACGGCAGCCGGCATCGAAGAAGCGTGGGCCGATTTACAACAATTGCCGATGCCGTGGAGTTCGAATATCGAATCTGCGGCTGCTGAGCGCGAAGCAAACATTATCGAATTCGGTCAACTCGACGACGACTCATCCGAGGATTTGCCGGCCGCGGTTCCCTTTCCAACCCACAATCGGACATCGACGCCCAAAAAAGGCGTCGTATCGTCAGAACTTGGAAGTGCCGTCGAGTTTGCTGCCGCCGAAGATGATTTTCAGCCGGCCGGAAGCATTCATCCGGAAGTGGAGTTGACGTTCCAATCGCTCACAACGCCGTTCCACACATTCGACGAAGAGGAAGTCGTGCTCGATCGGTATACGCTGATCGAGCGAGATGCGCTCGCAAATCGGCCTCTGGTGCGAGGCCCCGAGAGTCGCGAATTGGCGGCAATGCTGCCTCCCATCGCGGCGGACAGGTTGCCTCCCATCGGTATTGGTCCGAAGAATTGGGCCGGGGGCACTCCGACGGATGCGCCCATCGTTGACTCTTCCTGTGAGGATCGGGAAGTGGGCGATCCAGCGCCAGCCACAGATACTTTGAGTGAGCTGCCCGATCAAGCCGAGCATTTTGGCATGAAGCTGCCCCTGAGTTCGCACCTCGATACAGCGGCGAATTCGCGGCTTGCATGGGTGCAAACCAGCGATGATGAGTTAATCGTCATTGAAGAGCCAGCCGAACCCGCCGGGGGCGTGAATCGCAATATCAAGCAAGTAGTGCGCCGGCAGGAGTACCGGCAGTTGTTTGCGAAGCTTCGGCATGGATAG
- a CDS encoding polyprenol monophosphomannose synthase, producing the protein MVEPESSIVANSSTSSTKPTGRALVMTATYNEIDNLPLLVDEVFTVAPQVDFLVIDDNSPDGTGAWCDSRAAVDKRLQCLHRTGKLGLGTAIIAGMKYAIDHDYDYLLNVDADFSHHPRYIPAMLTMEPPGVRPVDVMIGSRYVRGGGTVGWPLKRKLMSRAVNLYARWLLWLNPKDVSGGYRCYRVSKLKELDFDAIRSRGYSFQEEVLWMLRRRGATFAETPILFADRERGQSKINQKEARAAMRIILQLGLKNLIGKSETSERS; encoded by the coding sequence ATGGTTGAACCTGAGTCTTCGATCGTCGCGAATTCTTCTACTTCGAGTACGAAGCCGACAGGCCGTGCGCTCGTGATGACGGCCACCTACAACGAAATCGACAACTTGCCGCTGCTGGTGGATGAGGTCTTCACGGTCGCACCGCAGGTCGATTTTCTAGTGATCGACGACAATTCGCCCGACGGAACCGGTGCGTGGTGCGATTCGCGTGCGGCAGTGGACAAGCGGTTGCAATGCCTGCATCGCACCGGCAAACTTGGTCTGGGTACTGCGATTATCGCCGGCATGAAGTATGCCATTGACCACGATTATGACTATCTACTCAATGTCGATGCCGATTTCAGCCATCATCCGCGATATATACCGGCGATGCTGACGATGGAACCGCCTGGTGTACGGCCGGTCGATGTAATGATTGGCTCGCGCTACGTTCGCGGCGGCGGCACTGTCGGCTGGCCGCTAAAGCGGAAGCTGATGAGCCGGGCGGTGAATCTGTACGCACGCTGGTTGCTATGGCTGAATCCAAAGGACGTGAGCGGCGGGTATCGTTGCTATCGAGTGTCGAAGCTCAAAGAACTGGATTTTGATGCAATTCGCTCGCGCGGATACTCCTTTCAGGAAGAAGTGCTCTGGATGCTCCGCCGCCGCGGAGCGACGTTTGCCGAGACGCCGATCCTGTTCGCCGACCGTGAGCGCGGCCAATCGAAGATCAATCAAAAAGAAGCTCGCGCGGCAATGCGAATTATCTTGCAACTTGGACTGAAAAACCTAATCGGCAAATCGGAGACGAGCGAACGCAGTTGA
- a CDS encoding ATP-binding cassette domain-containing protein, which produces MPTTLPKTDAASSALHEGPLLEVRNLEVYFPFTRGHLFNRQHGDVRAVDGVSFTVGAGETLGLVGESGCGKSTTARAILNLIKPTGGQVLWQGRRIDGLGDSAMLPFRRQMQMIFQDPFASLNPRMTVGSIIAEPMHIFRLHQRGRRKLEVLRLMDMVGLNPRFLNRYPHEFSGGQRQRIGIARALAVNPRLILCDEPVSALDVSIQAQIINLLMELQQQLGLAYVFIAHDLSVVRHISNRVGVMYLGKIVELADVESLYRRPQHPYTQALLSAVPIPNPPVERQRQRIVLTGDVPSPDCVYPGCRFADRCPIVEPDCTRIPPELVGGGHQVACLVANRGGHAGNGD; this is translated from the coding sequence ATGCCGACGACGCTGCCAAAGACCGACGCCGCATCCAGCGCTCTCCACGAGGGGCCGTTGCTCGAAGTACGCAATCTGGAAGTTTACTTCCCCTTCACCCGCGGGCACTTGTTCAACCGTCAGCACGGCGATGTTCGGGCCGTCGATGGCGTCAGCTTTACCGTCGGCGCAGGCGAGACGCTGGGCCTGGTCGGTGAATCGGGCTGCGGCAAATCGACGACAGCCCGGGCAATTCTCAATCTGATCAAACCCACCGGCGGCCAAGTGCTTTGGCAAGGCCGGCGCATCGATGGCTTGGGCGACTCGGCCATGCTGCCGTTCCGCCGCCAGATGCAGATGATCTTTCAAGACCCGTTCGCGTCGCTCAACCCGCGGATGACTGTCGGTTCGATCATTGCCGAGCCGATGCACATTTTTCGCTTGCACCAGCGCGGCCGCCGCAAGCTCGAAGTGTTGCGGCTGATGGACATGGTGGGCCTCAACCCGCGATTTTTGAACCGTTACCCGCACGAGTTTTCGGGCGGCCAGCGGCAGCGCATTGGCATCGCGCGGGCGCTGGCGGTCAATCCGCGGCTGATCCTCTGCGACGAACCCGTGTCGGCGCTCGATGTCTCGATCCAAGCCCAGATCATCAATTTGCTGATGGAACTGCAACAGCAACTTGGGCTGGCCTACGTCTTCATCGCTCACGATCTGTCGGTCGTGCGTCATATCTCCAATCGCGTCGGAGTGATGTACCTGGGCAAGATCGTGGAACTTGCGGATGTCGAATCGCTCTACCGCCGGCCTCAGCATCCCTACACCCAGGCATTGCTATCTGCCGTGCCGATCCCCAATCCGCCCGTCGAACGTCAGCGCCAGCGGATCGTACTGACCGGCGACGTGCCGTCGCCAGATTGCGTTTATCCCGGCTGCCGCTTTGCGGATCGATGCCCGATTGTCGAGCCGGATTGCACGAGAATTCCCCCGGAGTTAGTCGGCGGCGGCCATCAAGTGGCGTGTCTGGTGGCAAATCGCGGCGGGCATGCAGGGAATGGAGACTAG
- a CDS encoding MFS transporter, whose translation MIRPASPEPPRLFRRNNARSDRQVIPLRQRDIPNPFGAPFWFTYVANLTLMTALSLLYRYADFVTFLGGSEFELGLITGLGMVGSLLMRFLQGFGIDRYGVRMVWLISLLVFVGSLIAHALPTTVHGPAVYFLQLIFRTAAAGAYGAAITFIALRANAARMAEAIGMLGTSGFIAMAIGPILGDLLLGNKPTDRGTINLMFFTAAGMGIISWASAILATRGQPPPPRRRQLPLWAVLRRYHPGLMLFMGILMGVGSGLPTIFVRAFTTRLEIESIAWYFTTYAMVAFFARILTRRICEIWGARPTIITGMLLLVVGTSAFDLVRTTWQLAIPGLFAGIAHALLFPAIVATGTSSFPERYRGLGTAAMLAMIDFGVLAGAPVAGGIVSLANALGLPGFSTMYLSIAAALLLGAGWYAIAGDKKPLMNRRQTLRRVAVDNAAN comes from the coding sequence ATGATTCGCCCTGCCTCGCCCGAGCCGCCTCGACTTTTTCGTCGCAATAACGCCCGCAGTGATCGGCAGGTGATTCCGCTGCGCCAACGCGACATTCCCAATCCATTCGGCGCGCCATTCTGGTTCACTTATGTTGCGAATTTGACCTTGATGACTGCGTTGAGCCTGCTGTATCGCTACGCCGACTTCGTCACATTTTTGGGCGGCTCCGAATTTGAACTCGGGCTGATCACCGGCCTGGGAATGGTGGGCAGCCTGTTGATGCGATTTCTGCAAGGCTTCGGTATCGATCGCTATGGCGTGCGTATGGTTTGGCTGATTTCGCTGCTCGTGTTCGTAGGATCGTTGATTGCGCACGCGTTGCCGACGACCGTTCATGGTCCGGCGGTTTACTTTTTGCAATTGATTTTTCGCACCGCGGCCGCCGGAGCTTACGGCGCAGCCATCACCTTCATCGCCCTGCGAGCGAATGCCGCCCGGATGGCCGAGGCGATCGGAATGCTCGGCACCTCGGGCTTCATTGCGATGGCTATTGGACCGATTCTGGGCGACTTGCTGCTAGGAAACAAACCGACCGACCGCGGCACGATTAACTTGATGTTCTTCACCGCCGCAGGCATGGGAATCATTTCATGGGCTTCTGCCATCCTTGCGACTCGCGGACAGCCGCCGCCGCCGCGACGCCGCCAGCTTCCACTATGGGCGGTGCTGCGGCGTTATCATCCTGGCCTCATGCTATTCATGGGGATCCTGATGGGAGTGGGATCTGGTCTGCCGACGATTTTCGTTCGGGCATTTACGACCCGCCTGGAAATCGAAAGTATCGCGTGGTACTTCACGACGTACGCCATGGTGGCGTTTTTTGCCAGAATTTTGACGCGGCGGATCTGCGAAATTTGGGGCGCTCGTCCGACGATCATCACCGGAATGCTGCTGCTTGTGGTCGGCACCTCGGCCTTTGACTTGGTTCGCACGACGTGGCAACTGGCGATTCCGGGGCTATTTGCCGGTATCGCCCATGCCCTGCTATTCCCCGCCATTGTGGCGACCGGAACAAGTAGCTTCCCAGAGCGATATCGCGGTCTGGGGACGGCCGCCATGCTGGCAATGATCGATTTTGGCGTGCTGGCCGGCGCTCCGGTCGCCGGCGGTATTGTTTCGCTGGCCAATGCGCTGGGCCTGCCGGGATTCTCTACGATGTATCTGAGCATCGCGGCCGCGCTCTTGCTGGGCGCCGGATGGTATGCCATCGCGGGCGACAAGAAACCATTGATGAATCGACGGCAAACGCTACGCCGCGTCGCCGTGGACAACGCAGCCAATTAG
- a CDS encoding ABC transporter permease, with the protein MATPPDFELQRYAVLLREAERIRGISLWLDAWRRLRRNRTAMASLAVLVGLSILAALTPALPLQPPRTVRLDRQFAAPTFSNHESDELRLREGEAAAGGDPQEVGFGKFNWINNKLFDVRTAIFGRWSLPSLCGTDQLGRDVLSRLFWGARVSLLVGLVATLVSLVIGVSYGATAGYLGGRVDSVMMRIVDMLYSIPFIFVVIFVITILSEPSIKEQLESVGINRIVIFFFVVGAIYWLTMARVVRGQVISLKENQFIEAARTIGASAPRIIFRHLVPNLLSVVIVYLTLTIPNVMLFEAFLSFLGLGVQKPDVSWGMLADEGVKAITPIHIYWWLVAFPSIALGLTLFSLNFLGDGLRDALDPRLKNR; encoded by the coding sequence ATGGCAACGCCCCCCGACTTCGAACTCCAACGCTATGCCGTCCTGCTCCGCGAAGCCGAGCGGATTCGCGGCATTTCATTGTGGCTCGACGCTTGGCGGCGACTGAGACGAAATCGCACGGCAATGGCGTCGTTGGCGGTGCTGGTTGGGTTATCGATCTTGGCGGCACTCACTCCGGCATTGCCGCTGCAGCCACCGCGAACGGTTCGCCTCGATCGGCAGTTTGCGGCCCCGACGTTTTCCAATCACGAATCGGACGAACTGAGATTGCGGGAAGGCGAGGCCGCCGCCGGAGGCGATCCGCAAGAAGTCGGCTTCGGCAAGTTCAACTGGATCAACAACAAGCTGTTTGACGTTCGGACAGCAATTTTTGGTCGCTGGTCATTGCCGTCACTCTGCGGCACCGATCAACTGGGGCGGGATGTGCTATCGCGACTTTTTTGGGGGGCGCGAGTTTCGCTGTTGGTTGGACTGGTGGCCACGCTCGTGTCGCTGGTGATCGGCGTTTCCTACGGCGCGACAGCAGGATACCTCGGAGGCCGCGTCGACAGCGTCATGATGCGGATTGTTGATATGCTGTATTCGATCCCGTTTATTTTCGTGGTGATTTTCGTGATTACCATTCTCAGCGAGCCAAGCATCAAAGAGCAGTTAGAAAGCGTTGGCATCAATCGGATCGTAATCTTTTTCTTTGTCGTCGGGGCCATTTATTGGCTGACGATGGCCCGCGTCGTGCGGGGGCAAGTGATTTCGCTCAAAGAGAACCAATTCATCGAAGCGGCAAGAACCATTGGCGCAAGTGCGCCGCGAATTATTTTTCGCCATTTGGTGCCTAACTTGCTCAGTGTTGTGATCGTCTATCTGACGCTTACGATTCCCAACGTGATGCTGTTCGAGGCGTTTCTTTCGTTCCTGGGCCTCGGCGTGCAAAAGCCGGACGTCTCTTGGGGCATGCTAGCGGACGAAGGGGTCAAAGCAATCACTCCCATTCATATTTATTGGTGGCTCGTGGCATTTCCCAGCATAGCGCTCGGGCTGACGCTGTTTTCGTTGAACTTCCTTGGCGACGGCCTCCGCGACGCCCTCGATCCGCGATTGAAGAATCGATGA
- a CDS encoding ABC transporter ATP-binding protein: protein MPLLEIDNLGVEFHTDDGIVRAVDGISMSIEPGETLGIVGESGSGKSVSSLAVLGLISQPPGKITSGRAIFDHRDLLRMSQRELSDIRGNRIAMIFQDPMTSLNPLLTVAQQLTEVTRRHWRYTHAQALRHAIEMLQRVGIPAAARRVHDYPHQFSGGMRQRVMIAMALSCKPSLLIADEPTTALDVTIQAQILDLMRELQAAEGTAIVLITHDLGVVANMCRRVNVMYAGRYIEEASIGDLFARPRHPYTSGLLNSIPRLDDARNQLTPIRGQPPDLTQLPGGCAFQSRCPVAIDRCTTEVPLLSVSEDGRQFACFNSNQGTPHAPS, encoded by the coding sequence ATGCCGCTACTCGAAATCGACAATCTCGGCGTCGAATTTCACACCGACGACGGCATCGTGCGCGCGGTCGATGGAATCTCGATGTCGATTGAACCCGGTGAAACGCTCGGCATCGTCGGCGAAAGTGGTTCGGGCAAGAGCGTATCGAGTTTGGCGGTGTTGGGGCTTATTTCCCAGCCGCCGGGCAAAATTACCAGCGGCCGAGCGATTTTCGACCATCGCGATTTGTTGCGAATGTCGCAGCGCGAATTGAGTGATATCCGTGGGAATCGGATCGCGATGATCTTTCAGGATCCGATGACCTCGCTGAATCCGCTACTGACAGTGGCTCAGCAACTCACGGAAGTCACGCGACGCCATTGGCGATATACGCACGCTCAAGCCCTGCGTCACGCGATCGAAATGCTCCAGCGCGTCGGCATTCCGGCCGCGGCCCGGCGAGTTCACGATTACCCACATCAATTTTCTGGCGGCATGCGCCAGCGCGTGATGATTGCGATGGCCCTCTCTTGCAAGCCATCGTTGCTAATCGCCGACGAACCGACCACTGCGCTCGATGTGACGATTCAAGCCCAAATTCTGGATCTGATGCGAGAATTGCAGGCTGCCGAAGGAACCGCGATCGTGCTAATTACGCACGACCTGGGAGTGGTCGCCAATATGTGCCGCCGGGTCAATGTCATGTACGCCGGTCGGTACATCGAAGAGGCGTCGATCGGCGATCTGTTTGCTCGCCCGCGGCATCCGTATACCTCCGGACTACTGAATTCGATTCCGCGCCTCGACGACGCGCGAAACCAATTAACTCCGATCCGCGGCCAGCCTCCGGACTTGACCCAGTTGCCCGGCGGCTGCGCATTCCAATCGCGCTGCCCAGTTGCCATCGACCGCTGCACGACCGAGGTTCCGTTGCTATCGGTTTCCGAAGATGGCCGGCAATTTGCCTGCTTCAACTCCAACCAAGGGACACCTCACGCTCCGTCGTGA